The following are encoded together in the Thermoanaerobaculia bacterium genome:
- a CDS encoding paraslipin encodes MSVIVPVALALLVLIVIAKTAVVVPQQSAYVVERLGRYAGTLGAGFHFLFPFIDILRYRLSLKEQALDIPEQICITRDNVQVGVDGVIYLKVMNPERASYGVQDYFFAISQLAQTTLRSEVGKIDLDRTFEERSHINGQVVSELDKASEPWGVKVLRYEIKNIVPPKDVLSAMEKQMRAEREKRAVILTSEGERDARINEAEGEKQQVIKASEATRQRQINEAEGQAEAILAVASATAEGLRRVAETIQNPGGREAVQLRVAEQWVAQFGNLAKSTNTVIVPAPVGDVAAMIATAMNVFAETKSRA; translated from the coding sequence ATGTCGGTGATCGTGCCGGTGGCGCTCGCGCTCCTGGTCCTCATCGTCATCGCCAAGACCGCCGTCGTCGTGCCGCAGCAGTCGGCCTACGTCGTCGAGCGGCTCGGGCGCTACGCCGGTACGCTCGGCGCCGGCTTCCACTTTCTCTTTCCGTTCATCGACATCCTGCGCTACCGCCTGTCGCTCAAGGAGCAGGCGCTCGACATCCCGGAGCAGATCTGCATCACGCGCGACAACGTCCAGGTCGGCGTCGACGGCGTGATCTACCTCAAGGTGATGAACCCCGAGCGCGCCTCCTACGGCGTCCAGGACTACTTCTTCGCCATCTCGCAGCTCGCCCAGACGACGCTCAGGAGCGAGGTCGGCAAGATCGACCTCGACCGCACCTTCGAGGAGCGCTCGCACATCAACGGCCAGGTGGTCTCCGAACTCGACAAGGCGTCGGAACCCTGGGGCGTCAAGGTCCTGCGCTATGAGATCAAGAACATCGTGCCGCCCAAGGACGTGCTCTCGGCGATGGAGAAGCAGATGCGCGCCGAACGCGAGAAGCGCGCCGTGATCCTGACCTCCGAGGGCGAACGCGACGCGCGCATCAACGAGGCCGAGGGCGAGAAGCAGCAGGTCATCAAGGCTTCGGAGGCCACCCGCCAGCGTCAGATCAACGAGGCCGAGGGCCAGGCCGAGGCGATCCTCGCGGTGGCGAGCGCCACGGCCGAGGGGTTGCGTCGGGTCGCCGAGACGATCCAGAACCCGGGCGGCCGCGAGGCGGTGCAGCTGCGTGTCGCCGAGCAGTGGGTCGCCCAATTCGGAAACCTCGCGAAGTCGACCAACACCGTCATCGTCCCGGCGCCGGTCGGCGATGTCGCTGCCATGATCGCGACTGCCATGAACGTCTTCGCCGAGACCAAATCGCGGGCCTGA